A stretch of Desulfotalea psychrophila LSv54 DNA encodes these proteins:
- a CDS encoding glutamate synthase-related protein codes for MTNYLCPVCGYLHAGDIDFCFCPVCMASARIFIHDTNADNFGRWDLNSRPIIRSMAEMGSYHQEGRVTARTFLGMDDLIFLPAQVNNFPLGHEVEIDSRVVLGKRARQPVFLQTPILNAAMSCGPLSKEASMALALGSFLAGTIVHTGDGGMGDEEMALTNRVTVQFPTDRFGVSEESLRGADMVEIKISQGVKFGIGGKVRRGKVIAEIAAVSRLGQGKMPQSPAMRQDIKSAKDLSKKILELRRLLDGKPISLKLAGGHLQNDLEAIFSQDCIPDVLVIDGGEGCLDTVSVTVGEHVGLPLIYSLPRVGDFLDLTGLRERVTLIAAGGIRHSGDIAKAIALGADGVYMSGALKIALGPSSLSVAQGGQSLSEGLDIHDGGMRVANFISAATEEVKAIARLCGKRSIHDLNRDDLVSLDSELSRITGVSMA; via the coding sequence CGGATAATTTTGGCAGATGGGATCTGAACAGCAGGCCGATAATCAGGTCCATGGCAGAAATGGGGTCCTACCACCAAGAGGGTAGGGTAACGGCAAGGACATTTTTGGGGATGGATGACCTGATCTTCCTACCTGCTCAGGTAAATAACTTTCCCCTAGGTCATGAGGTGGAGATTGACTCAAGAGTTGTTCTTGGCAAAAGGGCTAGGCAGCCTGTTTTCCTCCAGACTCCGATTTTGAATGCAGCCATGTCCTGTGGTCCCCTCAGTAAGGAGGCGAGCATGGCTCTTGCCCTTGGCTCATTTTTGGCGGGAACCATTGTGCATACAGGTGATGGGGGGATGGGGGATGAGGAGATGGCCCTGACAAACCGGGTCACCGTACAGTTTCCCACCGATCGGTTTGGGGTCAGTGAGGAGAGTCTGCGGGGGGCAGATATGGTTGAGATAAAAATTTCTCAGGGAGTAAAATTCGGCATTGGCGGTAAGGTCCGAAGGGGAAAGGTTATTGCAGAAATTGCTGCTGTGAGTCGACTTGGTCAGGGAAAGATGCCTCAGTCACCGGCAATGCGCCAGGATATTAAAAGCGCCAAAGATCTCTCGAAAAAAATTCTGGAGTTACGGCGCTTGCTGGATGGTAAACCGATCTCTTTAAAGCTTGCCGGTGGGCATTTGCAGAATGATCTTGAGGCTATTTTTAGTCAGGATTGTATCCCGGATGTGCTGGTTATTGATGGTGGCGAGGGCTGTCTCGATACTGTTTCAGTGACGGTGGGGGAGCATGTCGGTCTGCCCCTCATCTACTCTCTGCCTCGTGTCGGTGATTTTCTGGATCTAACAGGTCTGCGCGAGCGGGTCACTCTCATTGCCGCCGGTGGCATTCGCCATTCGGGTGATATTGCCAAGGCGATTGCCCTCGGGGCCGATGGTGTCTATATGAGTGGAGCTTTGAAGATAGCGCTTGGCCCTTCCTCTCTGTCGGTAGCTCAGGGCGGGCAGTCGCTATCAGAGGGCCTTGACATTCATGATGGGGGTATGCGGGTGGCTAATTTTATTAGTGCAGCCACCGAGGAGGTAAAGGCCATTGCCCGTCTCTGTGGTAAACGGTCAATTCATGATCTCAACAGGGACGACCTTGTTTCACTTGATTCCGAACTTTCGAGAATCACCGGCGTCTCTATGGCATAG